One Vigna unguiculata cultivar IT97K-499-35 chromosome 7, ASM411807v1, whole genome shotgun sequence genomic region harbors:
- the LOC114190773 gene encoding glu S.griseus protease inhibitor-like, whose translation MSECKGKNSWPELVGVEGSVAVGTIERENPYVDAHTVLKGSIVTADFRCDRVRVWVTKEGIVYKTPTIG comes from the exons ATGTCGGAGTGCAAAG GTAAGAATTCATGGCCGGAGTTAGTCGGAGTGGAAGGATCGGTGGCAGTGGGTACGATTGAGAGGGAGAATCCTTATGTGGATGCTCACACTGTGCTGAAGGGATCCATAGTCACAGCTGATTTCCGTTGTGACAGGGTTAGGGTTTGGGTCACTAAAGAGGGAATCGTTTATAAGACTCCCACCATTGGATAG